One window of the Triticum dicoccoides isolate Atlit2015 ecotype Zavitan chromosome 3B, WEW_v2.0, whole genome shotgun sequence genome contains the following:
- the LOC119282435 gene encoding uncharacterized protein LOC119282435 — MERENDSQILAHRKVNKIVMMEGGDVYDCIDVNVQPTLGHPLLKHHKIQMEPSSLPVGQRIKSPSPNGVLQAHLSIVECPTGMVPIIRNNRRGHIAAHITEQVINKDEQLEMAGIRYSDDLYGVRATINVYEPKVKKDSKDISQSGVLIDNGPTGQEEGVGACYSVAPNSTGDSFARFHVIWRDGKLHKPCYDHVCPGFVQVSHRVGLGGRVLPVSVYNGPQYVIDIYIFKDPKTANWWVMYGEEKTPVGYWPSSLFSHFKDKGIYSFWGGFVQGPTASSDSPQIGSGHFASEGYGKAAFMRSIQIVDKNNKLVTPNSHKDLVGTTDITKYSIDGYKVDNHGMHMYYGGPGNMV; from the exons ATGGAAAGGGAAAATGATAGCCAGATCCTTGCCCATCGAAAAGTTAATAAAATTGTCATG ATGGAAGGTGGAGATGTATATGATTGCATTGATGTGAATGTCCAGCCTACTTTGGGCCACCCATTGTTGAAACATCACAAAATTCAG ATGGAACCAAGTTCTTTACCTGTTGGACAGAGGATAAAATCTCCCTCCCCAAATGGTGTTTTACAAGCACATCTGTCGATCGTCGAATGCCCGACGGGGATGGTTCCAATTATACGTAATAATAGAAGGGGCCATATAGCGGCACACATTACCGAGCAAGTGATTaacaaggatgaacaactagag ATGGCGGGAATTAGATATTCAGATGATTTGTATGGGGTACGAGCTACCATAAATGTGTATGAGCCAAAGGTGAAGAAAGATAGCAAGGATATTAGTCAATCAGGTGTACTAATTGATAATGGACCAACGGgtcaggaagaaggtgtaggtgctTGTTATTCGGTAGCTCCAAACTCCACTGGTGATAGCTTTGCAAGGTTTCATGTTATTTGG CGAGATGGCAAACTACACAAGCCCTGCTACGATCACGTATGTCCTGGTTTTGTGCAAGTTAGTCACCGTGTTGGTCTTGGAGGAAGAGTACTTCCTGTTTCAGTCTATAACGGACCACAATATGTGATAGACATTTACATTTTCAAG GACCCCAAAACAGCAAATTGGTGGGTGATGTATGGTGAAGAAAAGACACCGGTTGGATATTGGCCAAGTTCACTCTTCTCTCACTTTAAAGATAAAGGGATTTATTCATTCTGGGGCGGTTTTGTTCAAGGCCCAACAGCTTCATCAGACTCTCCACAAATTGGTAGTGGGCATTTTGCCTCTGAAGGGTATGGAAAAGCAGCTTTTATGAGAAGCATCCAGATTGTTGACAAAAATAACAAGCTTGTCACTCCAAATAGTCACAAAGACCTTGTTGGAACTACTGATATAACGAAATATAGTATTGATGGTTATAAAGTTGATAACCATGGTATGCATATGTACTATGGTGGACCAGGTAATATGGTCTGA